In Rhinoraja longicauda isolate Sanriku21f chromosome 27, sRhiLon1.1, whole genome shotgun sequence, one DNA window encodes the following:
- the lsm10 gene encoding U7 snRNA-associated Sm-like protein LSm10 — MSVSHSIKERTISENSLIILLQGIHGHVTTVELRDESSVRGRIVNVDAFMNVRLSEVLYTDRAGKALQLDDFFVTGRNVRYVHIPDEISIIDTIHCQLQKIHQVRNFGAKDRGRKEFPSKR; from the coding sequence ATGTCGGTGAGCCACTCCATTAAAGAGCGGACGATTTCTGAGAACAGCCTCATCATCCTTCTCCAGGGGATACATGGCCATGTTACCACTGTGGAGCTGAGAGACGAGAGCTCCGTCAGAGGACGAATTGTTAATGTCGACGCCTTTATGAATGTCCGTCTTTCTGAAGTGCTGTACACTGACAGGGCAGGCAAGGCCTTGCAACTGGATGACTTCTTCGTCACCGGCAGAAACGTACGTTATGTTCACATTCCAGATGAGATCAGTATCATCGATACCATCCACTGTCAACTGCAGAAAATTCACCAAGTGCGCAATTTTGGGGCAAAAGATCGAGGAAGAAAAGAATTTCCGTCCAAAAGATAA